In the Alligator mississippiensis isolate rAllMis1 chromosome 7, rAllMis1, whole genome shotgun sequence genome, one interval contains:
- the CAPG gene encoding macrophage-capping protein, with protein sequence MYTAIPKSGSPFDASATQPGLHIWRVEKMKPVPVPKEMQGVFYSGDSYLVLHNGEDEQSHLHLWIGQSSTRDEQGACAVLSTHLNSLLGERPIQYREVQGNESDVFMEYFPRGIKYQEGGVESAFHKTQPSARVGPIPTRKLYQVKGKKNIRAIEQDLSWASFNTGDCFILDLGETIFTWCGKKSNVLERNKAQDLAMAIWDSERRGRARVEIVADGEEPAEMIQVLGSKPTLREGSPEEDVMADQTNAGAAVLYKVSDATGRMNLTKMSESSPFSQDLLCTDDCFILDNGQCGKIYVWKGRKANEQERQAAMKVAEDFISRMKYSPKTQVEILPQGRESPLFKQFFTSWK encoded by the exons ATGTATACTGCCATCCCCAAAAG TGGCTCCCCCTTCGATGCCTCCGCGACGCAGCCAGGATTGCATATATGGCGGGTAGAGAAGATGAAGCCAGTGCCTGTCCCCAAGGAGATGCAAGGTGTCTTCTACTCAGGAGACTCCTACCTGGTCCTGCACAATGGGGAGGATGAGCAGTCCCACCTGCACCTCTGGATCG GCCAGAGCTCAACGAGGGATGAGCAGGGGGCCTGCGCCGTGCTCTCCACCCACCTCAACAGTCTGCTTGGTGAGCGGCCCATCCAGTACCGTGAAGTGCAGGGCAACGAATCTGACGTCTTCATGGAGTACTTCCCCCGTGGAATCAAGTACCAG GAAGGCGGTGTGGAGTCGGCCTTCCACAAAACCCAGCCTAGTGCGCGCGTTGGCCCCATCCCCACCCGTAAACTCTACCAAGTGAAGGGTAAGAAGAACATCCGGGCCATCGAGCAGGATCTGAGCTGGGCCAGCTTCAACACTGGTGACTGCTTCATCCTGGACCTTGGGGAG ACCATCTTCACTTGGTGCGGCAAGAAATCCAATGTGCTGGAGCGCAACAAGGCCCAGGATTTAGCCATGGCTATCTGGGACAGCGAGCGGCGTGGCCGGGCCAGGGTGGAGATTGTGGCTGATGGCGAGGAGCCAGCAGAGATGATCCAG GTGCTGGGTTCCAAGCCCACCCTGCGAGAGGGCAGTCCAGAGGAGGATGTCATGGCAGACCAGACAAATGCGGGTGCAGCTGTCCTCTATAAG GTCTCGGATGCCACGGGGCGGATGAACCTGACGAAGATGTCCGAGAGCAGCCCCTTCAGCCAGGACCTGCTGTGTACTGATGACTGCTTCATCCTAGATAATGGCCAATGTGGCAAGATCTATGTCTGGAAAG GTCGCAAGGCCAATGAGCAGGAGCGACAGGCAGCCATGAAAGTGGCCGAGGACTTCATCTCCCGTATGAAGTATTCCCCCAAGACCCAG GTGGAGATCCTGCCCCAGGGCCGTGAGAGCCCCCTCTTCAAGCAGTTCTTCACCAGCTGGAAGTGA
- the LOC102559436 gene encoding matrix metalloproteinase-17 isoform X2, which yields MEKHSMAQQHPLELKGETMVPPPVSAQVMALLLLPLLLALPTRARPVPTPADESGELVDWLMQYGYLPPTDPVTGQLQTWEAVTSAILTMQRFAGIAETGIPDDATLALIQMPRCSLPDILPNRPAKLSAGQHAKRQQRKSRGRRSAGLAWTKRNISWRVKTYPRGARLSRETMRVLIYYALRVWGEAAPLTFHEVGGHSADISVEFLQREHGDGSPFDGPGGMVAHAFFPGDPQRAGNVHFDSEEDWTFRAPDDYGMDLFAVAVHEFGHSLGLTHSPSKRSIMRPYYQGPVGDPLQYQLLADDRLDIQRLYGSRALHSTERPEVSSLLPALSALPRNFPALRSGDLPDRCSSSIDAVTQIRGETFFFKGSYFWRLTQGQHLTSLRPALIAGFWRGLPSHLDKVDAVYERPTDYRILFFSGPLYWVFKDNSVEEGYPRPVTDFGLPRTGVDGAFSWSHDQKTYFFKDGLHWRYDEAAGHMDKGFPTQDTPWGPMPSPVDDVLSGNNGEVYAFKGRQYWKFDQRSLKPEGSYPRSIAKDWLDCAEEPYPPLSAPTSPMTGAGSRPDVQAPLPEAEHCVCYSTSICAGPGWTLIILLLLQGLV from the exons ATGGAGAAGCACTCCATGGCGCAACAGCACCCTTTGGAGCTCAAGGGAGAGACAATGGTGCCTCCCCCCGTCTCAGCCCAGGTTATGGCTCTGCTGTTACTACCCTTGCTCCTGGCACTGCCCACCCGCGCCcgccctgtgcccaccccagcagATGAGAGCGGGGAGCTCGTG gATTGGCTGATGCAGTACGGCTATCTCCCGCCCACGGACCCTGTTACTGGCCAGCTCCAGACCTGGGAGGCCGTGACCAGCGCCATCCTCACAATGCAGCGGTTTGCTGGCATCGCCGAGACGGGGATCCCAG ATGATGCCACACTAGCGCTGATCCAGATGCCTCGCTGCTCGTTGCCGGACATCCTCCCCAACCGCCCTGCCAAGCTGTCCGCAGGGCAACATGCGAAGAGGCAGCAGAGGAAGAGTCGAGGGAGGCGGAGCGCAGGCCTAGCCTGGACCAAAAGGAACATCTCCTGGAG GGTGAAGACATATCCGCGGGGGGCCCGCCTCAGCCGGGAGACCATGCGAGTGCTGATATACTACGCACTGCGAGTCTGGGGTGAGGCTGCCCCCCTCACCTTCCACGAGGTGGGAGGTCACAGCGCTGACATCTCAGTGGAGTTCCTGCAGCGGGAGCATGGGGATGGGTCCCCCTTTGATGGCCCGGGGGGCATGGTGGCACATGCCTTCTTCCCTGGCGACCCCCAGCGTGCTGGCAATGTCCACTTCGACAGCGAAGAGGACTGGACCTTCCGTGCCCCAG ATGACTATGGGATGGACCTCTTTGCTGTGGCAGTACACGAGTTTGGCCACAGCCTGGGCCTGACGCACTCCCCCTCCAAGCGCTCCATCATGCGTCCCTACTATCAGGGGCCCGTGGGTGACCCCCTGCAGTACCAGCTGCTGGCAGATGACCGGCTGGACATCCAGAGGCTCTATg GAAGCCGAGCCCTGCACTCCACAGAGAGGCCTGAGGTGtcgtccctgctcccagccctgtctgcTCTGCCCCGCAACTTCCCTGCCTTGAG GTCGGGGGACCTCCCAGACCGCTGCTCTTCCAGCATCGATGCCGTCACGCAGATCCGTGGGGAAACCTTCTTCTTCAAAG GTTCATACTTCTGGCGCCTGACCCAAGGCCAGCACCTCACCTCCCTGCGCCCTGCCCTGATCGCAGGCTTCTGGCGGGGCCTCCCTAGCCACCTGGACAAAGTGGATGCTGTGTACGAGAGGCCCACGGACTATCGCATCCTCTTCTTCAGTG GACCCTTGTACTGGGTGTTCAAGGACAATAGTGTGGAAGAGGGGTACCCACGCCCTGTCACAGACTTTGGGCTGCCCAGGACAGGAGTGGATGGTGCCTTCTCTTGGTCTCACGACCAGAAAACCTACTTCTTCAAGGACGGGCTGCACTGGCGCTATGACGAGGCTGCTGGCCACATGGACAAGGGCTTCCCCACCCAGGACACTCCCTGGGGGCCCATGCCCAGCCCTGTGGATGACGTGCTGAGTGGGAACAACG GAGAGGTGTATGCCTTCAAGGGCCGGCAGTACTGGAAGTTTGACCAGCGCAGCCTCAAGCCAGAGGGGAGTTACCCTCGCTCCATAGCCAAGGACTGGCTGGACTGCGCGGAGGAGCCATACCCGCCTCTGAGTGCCCCTACCAGCCCTATGACAGGAGCCGGATCCCGGCCAGATGTGCAGGCCCctctgccagaggcagagcaCTGTGTGTGTTACAGCACATCCATTTGTGCCGGGCCTGGCTGGACCCTTATCATCCTTCTGTTGCTCCAGGGACTTGTCTAG
- the LOC102559436 gene encoding matrix metalloproteinase-17 isoform X1 has product MEKHSMAQQHPLELKGETMVPPPVSAQVMALLLLPLLLALPTRARPVPTPADESGELVDWLMQYGYLPPTDPVTGQLQTWEAVTSAILTMQRFAGIAETGIPDDATLALIQMPRCSLPDILPNRPAKLSAGQHAKRQQRKSRGRRSAGLAWTKRNISWRVKTYPRGARLSRETMRVLIYYALRVWGEAAPLTFHEVGGHSADISVEFLQREHGDGSPFDGPGGMVAHAFFPGDPQRAGNVHFDSEEDWTFRAPADDYGMDLFAVAVHEFGHSLGLTHSPSKRSIMRPYYQGPVGDPLQYQLLADDRLDIQRLYGSRALHSTERPEVSSLLPALSALPRNFPALRSGDLPDRCSSSIDAVTQIRGETFFFKGSYFWRLTQGQHLTSLRPALIAGFWRGLPSHLDKVDAVYERPTDYRILFFSGPLYWVFKDNSVEEGYPRPVTDFGLPRTGVDGAFSWSHDQKTYFFKDGLHWRYDEAAGHMDKGFPTQDTPWGPMPSPVDDVLSGNNGEVYAFKGRQYWKFDQRSLKPEGSYPRSIAKDWLDCAEEPYPPLSAPTSPMTGAGSRPDVQAPLPEAEHCVCYSTSICAGPGWTLIILLLLQGLV; this is encoded by the exons ATGGAGAAGCACTCCATGGCGCAACAGCACCCTTTGGAGCTCAAGGGAGAGACAATGGTGCCTCCCCCCGTCTCAGCCCAGGTTATGGCTCTGCTGTTACTACCCTTGCTCCTGGCACTGCCCACCCGCGCCcgccctgtgcccaccccagcagATGAGAGCGGGGAGCTCGTG gATTGGCTGATGCAGTACGGCTATCTCCCGCCCACGGACCCTGTTACTGGCCAGCTCCAGACCTGGGAGGCCGTGACCAGCGCCATCCTCACAATGCAGCGGTTTGCTGGCATCGCCGAGACGGGGATCCCAG ATGATGCCACACTAGCGCTGATCCAGATGCCTCGCTGCTCGTTGCCGGACATCCTCCCCAACCGCCCTGCCAAGCTGTCCGCAGGGCAACATGCGAAGAGGCAGCAGAGGAAGAGTCGAGGGAGGCGGAGCGCAGGCCTAGCCTGGACCAAAAGGAACATCTCCTGGAG GGTGAAGACATATCCGCGGGGGGCCCGCCTCAGCCGGGAGACCATGCGAGTGCTGATATACTACGCACTGCGAGTCTGGGGTGAGGCTGCCCCCCTCACCTTCCACGAGGTGGGAGGTCACAGCGCTGACATCTCAGTGGAGTTCCTGCAGCGGGAGCATGGGGATGGGTCCCCCTTTGATGGCCCGGGGGGCATGGTGGCACATGCCTTCTTCCCTGGCGACCCCCAGCGTGCTGGCAATGTCCACTTCGACAGCGAAGAGGACTGGACCTTCCGTGCCCCAG CAGATGACTATGGGATGGACCTCTTTGCTGTGGCAGTACACGAGTTTGGCCACAGCCTGGGCCTGACGCACTCCCCCTCCAAGCGCTCCATCATGCGTCCCTACTATCAGGGGCCCGTGGGTGACCCCCTGCAGTACCAGCTGCTGGCAGATGACCGGCTGGACATCCAGAGGCTCTATg GAAGCCGAGCCCTGCACTCCACAGAGAGGCCTGAGGTGtcgtccctgctcccagccctgtctgcTCTGCCCCGCAACTTCCCTGCCTTGAG GTCGGGGGACCTCCCAGACCGCTGCTCTTCCAGCATCGATGCCGTCACGCAGATCCGTGGGGAAACCTTCTTCTTCAAAG GTTCATACTTCTGGCGCCTGACCCAAGGCCAGCACCTCACCTCCCTGCGCCCTGCCCTGATCGCAGGCTTCTGGCGGGGCCTCCCTAGCCACCTGGACAAAGTGGATGCTGTGTACGAGAGGCCCACGGACTATCGCATCCTCTTCTTCAGTG GACCCTTGTACTGGGTGTTCAAGGACAATAGTGTGGAAGAGGGGTACCCACGCCCTGTCACAGACTTTGGGCTGCCCAGGACAGGAGTGGATGGTGCCTTCTCTTGGTCTCACGACCAGAAAACCTACTTCTTCAAGGACGGGCTGCACTGGCGCTATGACGAGGCTGCTGGCCACATGGACAAGGGCTTCCCCACCCAGGACACTCCCTGGGGGCCCATGCCCAGCCCTGTGGATGACGTGCTGAGTGGGAACAACG GAGAGGTGTATGCCTTCAAGGGCCGGCAGTACTGGAAGTTTGACCAGCGCAGCCTCAAGCCAGAGGGGAGTTACCCTCGCTCCATAGCCAAGGACTGGCTGGACTGCGCGGAGGAGCCATACCCGCCTCTGAGTGCCCCTACCAGCCCTATGACAGGAGCCGGATCCCGGCCAGATGTGCAGGCCCctctgccagaggcagagcaCTGTGTGTGTTACAGCACATCCATTTGTGCCGGGCCTGGCTGGACCCTTATCATCCTTCTGTTGCTCCAGGGACTTGTCTAG
- the DBNL gene encoding drebrin-like protein isoform X3, producing the protein MALNLSRNGPALQEAYGRVVAAASATDWALFTYEGNSNDLRVAGTGDGGLEEMVEELNSGKVMYAFCRVKDPNSGLPKYVLINWTGEGVNDVRKGACANHVSTIANFLKGAHVTINARAEEDVEPESIMEKVAKASGANYNFHREPSKFQDSGPQAPVGSVYQKTNAMSEIKRVNKDNFWAKAEKDEENRRLEEKRRAEEERQQLERERRERELQEAAGREQRFKERASEIDAQKKFQQQQEVQNRDKEKQQWEAASLIAQRSVNPRDIFRQKERSMSAETTAVCSQPGKLRSPFLQKGSSPVQTPPSPVHSAVQDSHPFSVQEMPPASSVPGPGDSAGQDTSYHQSVPISQAQMEEEDLYEEPPDESVYEEPPQEQVDGAKFDYTAQYHQTQDLEGKGICARALYDYQAADDTEISFDPENIITNIEMIDEGWWRGYGPDGHFGMFPANYVELIE; encoded by the exons ATGGCGCTGAACCTGAGCAGGAACGGGCCGGCGCTGCAGGAGGCCTACGGCCGGGTGGTGGCCGCCGCCAGCGCGACCGACTG GGCTTTGTTCACCTACGAAGGCAACAGCAATGACCTGCGGGTGGCCGGCACCGGAG ATGGTGGCCTGGAGGAAATGGTGGAGGAGCTCAACAGTGGGAAGGTGATGTATGCTTTCTGCCGGGTGAAGGATCCCAACTCTGGCCTGCCCAAATATGTTCTCATCAACTGG ACTGGTGAAGGTGTAAATGATGTGAGAAAAGGAGCTTGTGCCAACCATGTCAGCACCATAGCAAACTTCTTAAAG GGTGCTCATGTAACCATTAATGCTCGGGCAGAAGAGGATGTGGAACCTGAGTCCATCATGGAGAAGGTTGCGAAGGCTTCTGGCGCAAACTACAACTTCCATAGAGAACCTAGCAAGTTCCAGGACTCGGGCCCGCAAGCTCCAGTG GGCTCCGTGTACCAgaagacaaatgcaatgtctgaaATCAAGAGAGTCAATAAAGACAACTTCTGGGCCAAAGCAGAG AAAGATGAAGAGAACCGGCGGCTAGAGGAGAAGAGGCGAGCAGAAGAGGAGCGCCAGCAGCTAGAGAGAGAGCGCCGGGAGCgggagctgcaggaagcagctgggcGCGAGCAGAGGTTTAAGGAGCGAGCCAGTGAGATCGATGCTCAGAA GAaattccagcagcagcaggaagtgcAGAACAGAGACAAGGAGAAGCAGCAATGG GAAGCAGCATCACTTATAGCACAAAGATCTGTGAACCCACGGGACATCTTCCGGCAGAAGGAAAGGTCCATGTCTGCAGAAACAACGGCTGTCTGTTCTCAGCCAG GCAAACTACGGAGCCCCTTCCTGCAGAAGGGGAGCAGTCCTGTCCAgactcccccttccccagtccATTCAGCTGTGCAAGACTCTCATCCATTTTCAGTTCAGGAGATGCCTCCAGCCTCctcagtgcctgggccag GTGACTCTGCTGGACAGGACACCAGTTACCATCAAAGCGTCCCCATTTCTCAGGCACAAATGGAAGAGGAAGATTTATACGAGGAACCACCAGATGAGTCTGTCTATGAAGAACCCCCTCAG GAACAGGTTGATGGCGCCAAATTTGACTACACTGCTCAGTACCACCAGACACAGGACCTGGAGGGGAAAGGAATATGTGCCCGGGCACTCTATGACTACCAAGCTG CTGATGACACTGAGATCTCCTTCGACCCTGAGAACATCATCACCAACATTGAGATGATCGATGAAGGCTGGTGGCGTGGCTATGGTCCGGATGGCCACTTTGGCATGTTCCCTGCCAATTATGTGGAACTAATTGAATAA
- the DBNL gene encoding drebrin-like protein isoform X2, giving the protein MALNLSRNGPALQEAYGRVVAAASATDWALFTYEGNSNDLRVAGTGDGGLEEMVEELNSGKVMYAFCRVKDPNSGLPKYVLINWTGEGVNDVRKGACANHVSTIANFLKGAHVTINARAEEDVEPESIMEKVAKASGANYNFHREPSKFQDSGPQAPVGSVYQKTNAMSEIKRVNKDNFWAKAEKDEENRRLEEKRRAEEERQQLERERRERELQEAAGREQRFKERASEIDAQKKFQQQQEVQNRDKEKQQWKEQEEEYEARQRRGFRRSESVEKAQEAASLIAQRSVNPRDIFRQKERSMSAETTAVCSQPGKLRSPFLQKGSSPVQTPPSPVHSAVQDSHPFSVQEMPPASSVPGPGDSAGQDTSYHQSVPISQAQMEEEDLYEEPPDESVYEEPPQVDGAKFDYTAQYHQTQDLEGKGICARALYDYQAADDTEISFDPENIITNIEMIDEGWWRGYGPDGHFGMFPANYVELIE; this is encoded by the exons ATGGCGCTGAACCTGAGCAGGAACGGGCCGGCGCTGCAGGAGGCCTACGGCCGGGTGGTGGCCGCCGCCAGCGCGACCGACTG GGCTTTGTTCACCTACGAAGGCAACAGCAATGACCTGCGGGTGGCCGGCACCGGAG ATGGTGGCCTGGAGGAAATGGTGGAGGAGCTCAACAGTGGGAAGGTGATGTATGCTTTCTGCCGGGTGAAGGATCCCAACTCTGGCCTGCCCAAATATGTTCTCATCAACTGG ACTGGTGAAGGTGTAAATGATGTGAGAAAAGGAGCTTGTGCCAACCATGTCAGCACCATAGCAAACTTCTTAAAG GGTGCTCATGTAACCATTAATGCTCGGGCAGAAGAGGATGTGGAACCTGAGTCCATCATGGAGAAGGTTGCGAAGGCTTCTGGCGCAAACTACAACTTCCATAGAGAACCTAGCAAGTTCCAGGACTCGGGCCCGCAAGCTCCAGTG GGCTCCGTGTACCAgaagacaaatgcaatgtctgaaATCAAGAGAGTCAATAAAGACAACTTCTGGGCCAAAGCAGAG AAAGATGAAGAGAACCGGCGGCTAGAGGAGAAGAGGCGAGCAGAAGAGGAGCGCCAGCAGCTAGAGAGAGAGCGCCGGGAGCgggagctgcaggaagcagctgggcGCGAGCAGAGGTTTAAGGAGCGAGCCAGTGAGATCGATGCTCAGAA GAaattccagcagcagcaggaagtgcAGAACAGAGACAAGGAGAAGCAGCAATGG AAGGAGCAGGAAGAAGAGTACGAGGCCAGGCAAAGGAGGGGTTTCCGAAGGAGCGAGTCTGTGGAGAAAGCTCAG GAAGCAGCATCACTTATAGCACAAAGATCTGTGAACCCACGGGACATCTTCCGGCAGAAGGAAAGGTCCATGTCTGCAGAAACAACGGCTGTCTGTTCTCAGCCAG GCAAACTACGGAGCCCCTTCCTGCAGAAGGGGAGCAGTCCTGTCCAgactcccccttccccagtccATTCAGCTGTGCAAGACTCTCATCCATTTTCAGTTCAGGAGATGCCTCCAGCCTCctcagtgcctgggccag GTGACTCTGCTGGACAGGACACCAGTTACCATCAAAGCGTCCCCATTTCTCAGGCACAAATGGAAGAGGAAGATTTATACGAGGAACCACCAGATGAGTCTGTCTATGAAGAACCCCCTCAG GTTGATGGCGCCAAATTTGACTACACTGCTCAGTACCACCAGACACAGGACCTGGAGGGGAAAGGAATATGTGCCCGGGCACTCTATGACTACCAAGCTG CTGATGACACTGAGATCTCCTTCGACCCTGAGAACATCATCACCAACATTGAGATGATCGATGAAGGCTGGTGGCGTGGCTATGGTCCGGATGGCCACTTTGGCATGTTCCCTGCCAATTATGTGGAACTAATTGAATAA
- the DBNL gene encoding drebrin-like protein isoform X1 → MALNLSRNGPALQEAYGRVVAAASATDWALFTYEGNSNDLRVAGTGDGGLEEMVEELNSGKVMYAFCRVKDPNSGLPKYVLINWTGEGVNDVRKGACANHVSTIANFLKGAHVTINARAEEDVEPESIMEKVAKASGANYNFHREPSKFQDSGPQAPVGSVYQKTNAMSEIKRVNKDNFWAKAEKDEENRRLEEKRRAEEERQQLERERRERELQEAAGREQRFKERASEIDAQKKFQQQQEVQNRDKEKQQWKEQEEEYEARQRRGFRRSESVEKAQEAASLIAQRSVNPRDIFRQKERSMSAETTAVCSQPGKLRSPFLQKGSSPVQTPPSPVHSAVQDSHPFSVQEMPPASSVPGPGDSAGQDTSYHQSVPISQAQMEEEDLYEEPPDESVYEEPPQEQVDGAKFDYTAQYHQTQDLEGKGICARALYDYQAADDTEISFDPENIITNIEMIDEGWWRGYGPDGHFGMFPANYVELIE, encoded by the exons ATGGCGCTGAACCTGAGCAGGAACGGGCCGGCGCTGCAGGAGGCCTACGGCCGGGTGGTGGCCGCCGCCAGCGCGACCGACTG GGCTTTGTTCACCTACGAAGGCAACAGCAATGACCTGCGGGTGGCCGGCACCGGAG ATGGTGGCCTGGAGGAAATGGTGGAGGAGCTCAACAGTGGGAAGGTGATGTATGCTTTCTGCCGGGTGAAGGATCCCAACTCTGGCCTGCCCAAATATGTTCTCATCAACTGG ACTGGTGAAGGTGTAAATGATGTGAGAAAAGGAGCTTGTGCCAACCATGTCAGCACCATAGCAAACTTCTTAAAG GGTGCTCATGTAACCATTAATGCTCGGGCAGAAGAGGATGTGGAACCTGAGTCCATCATGGAGAAGGTTGCGAAGGCTTCTGGCGCAAACTACAACTTCCATAGAGAACCTAGCAAGTTCCAGGACTCGGGCCCGCAAGCTCCAGTG GGCTCCGTGTACCAgaagacaaatgcaatgtctgaaATCAAGAGAGTCAATAAAGACAACTTCTGGGCCAAAGCAGAG AAAGATGAAGAGAACCGGCGGCTAGAGGAGAAGAGGCGAGCAGAAGAGGAGCGCCAGCAGCTAGAGAGAGAGCGCCGGGAGCgggagctgcaggaagcagctgggcGCGAGCAGAGGTTTAAGGAGCGAGCCAGTGAGATCGATGCTCAGAA GAaattccagcagcagcaggaagtgcAGAACAGAGACAAGGAGAAGCAGCAATGG AAGGAGCAGGAAGAAGAGTACGAGGCCAGGCAAAGGAGGGGTTTCCGAAGGAGCGAGTCTGTGGAGAAAGCTCAG GAAGCAGCATCACTTATAGCACAAAGATCTGTGAACCCACGGGACATCTTCCGGCAGAAGGAAAGGTCCATGTCTGCAGAAACAACGGCTGTCTGTTCTCAGCCAG GCAAACTACGGAGCCCCTTCCTGCAGAAGGGGAGCAGTCCTGTCCAgactcccccttccccagtccATTCAGCTGTGCAAGACTCTCATCCATTTTCAGTTCAGGAGATGCCTCCAGCCTCctcagtgcctgggccag GTGACTCTGCTGGACAGGACACCAGTTACCATCAAAGCGTCCCCATTTCTCAGGCACAAATGGAAGAGGAAGATTTATACGAGGAACCACCAGATGAGTCTGTCTATGAAGAACCCCCTCAG GAACAGGTTGATGGCGCCAAATTTGACTACACTGCTCAGTACCACCAGACACAGGACCTGGAGGGGAAAGGAATATGTGCCCGGGCACTCTATGACTACCAAGCTG CTGATGACACTGAGATCTCCTTCGACCCTGAGAACATCATCACCAACATTGAGATGATCGATGAAGGCTGGTGGCGTGGCTATGGTCCGGATGGCCACTTTGGCATGTTCCCTGCCAATTATGTGGAACTAATTGAATAA
- the DBNL gene encoding drebrin-like protein isoform X4 produces the protein MVEELNSGKVMYAFCRVKDPNSGLPKYVLINWTGEGVNDVRKGACANHVSTIANFLKGAHVTINARAEEDVEPESIMEKVAKASGANYNFHREPSKFQDSGPQAPVGSVYQKTNAMSEIKRVNKDNFWAKAEKDEENRRLEEKRRAEEERQQLERERRERELQEAAGREQRFKERASEIDAQKKFQQQQEVQNRDKEKQQWKEQEEEYEARQRRGFRRSESVEKAQEAASLIAQRSVNPRDIFRQKERSMSAETTAVCSQPGKLRSPFLQKGSSPVQTPPSPVHSAVQDSHPFSVQEMPPASSVPGPGDSAGQDTSYHQSVPISQAQMEEEDLYEEPPDESVYEEPPQEQVDGAKFDYTAQYHQTQDLEGKGICARALYDYQAADDTEISFDPENIITNIEMIDEGWWRGYGPDGHFGMFPANYVELIE, from the exons ATGGTGGAGGAGCTCAACAGTGGGAAGGTGATGTATGCTTTCTGCCGGGTGAAGGATCCCAACTCTGGCCTGCCCAAATATGTTCTCATCAACTGG ACTGGTGAAGGTGTAAATGATGTGAGAAAAGGAGCTTGTGCCAACCATGTCAGCACCATAGCAAACTTCTTAAAG GGTGCTCATGTAACCATTAATGCTCGGGCAGAAGAGGATGTGGAACCTGAGTCCATCATGGAGAAGGTTGCGAAGGCTTCTGGCGCAAACTACAACTTCCATAGAGAACCTAGCAAGTTCCAGGACTCGGGCCCGCAAGCTCCAGTG GGCTCCGTGTACCAgaagacaaatgcaatgtctgaaATCAAGAGAGTCAATAAAGACAACTTCTGGGCCAAAGCAGAG AAAGATGAAGAGAACCGGCGGCTAGAGGAGAAGAGGCGAGCAGAAGAGGAGCGCCAGCAGCTAGAGAGAGAGCGCCGGGAGCgggagctgcaggaagcagctgggcGCGAGCAGAGGTTTAAGGAGCGAGCCAGTGAGATCGATGCTCAGAA GAaattccagcagcagcaggaagtgcAGAACAGAGACAAGGAGAAGCAGCAATGG AAGGAGCAGGAAGAAGAGTACGAGGCCAGGCAAAGGAGGGGTTTCCGAAGGAGCGAGTCTGTGGAGAAAGCTCAG GAAGCAGCATCACTTATAGCACAAAGATCTGTGAACCCACGGGACATCTTCCGGCAGAAGGAAAGGTCCATGTCTGCAGAAACAACGGCTGTCTGTTCTCAGCCAG GCAAACTACGGAGCCCCTTCCTGCAGAAGGGGAGCAGTCCTGTCCAgactcccccttccccagtccATTCAGCTGTGCAAGACTCTCATCCATTTTCAGTTCAGGAGATGCCTCCAGCCTCctcagtgcctgggccag GTGACTCTGCTGGACAGGACACCAGTTACCATCAAAGCGTCCCCATTTCTCAGGCACAAATGGAAGAGGAAGATTTATACGAGGAACCACCAGATGAGTCTGTCTATGAAGAACCCCCTCAG GAACAGGTTGATGGCGCCAAATTTGACTACACTGCTCAGTACCACCAGACACAGGACCTGGAGGGGAAAGGAATATGTGCCCGGGCACTCTATGACTACCAAGCTG CTGATGACACTGAGATCTCCTTCGACCCTGAGAACATCATCACCAACATTGAGATGATCGATGAAGGCTGGTGGCGTGGCTATGGTCCGGATGGCCACTTTGGCATGTTCCCTGCCAATTATGTGGAACTAATTGAATAA